In Schizosaccharomyces osmophilus chromosome 2, complete sequence, the following proteins share a genomic window:
- a CDS encoding But2 family protein, similar to cell surface molecule, producing MKLFSSNFSIYTLLSLLAYAPTSSFAAPFFRRSGIQDNQPFSVMTLRSGNLYVHFHSLYVGESGSVYLDPYDHVNKSSVFTVSNGHLIHENDFAHLGDSGALVFTSKDEGSAEGFSFGEEIAGGYLLNYKGQGFVACPVKEDSPVYSVYYGQGNGDSNCVGFGSLAGPFSSSSSSASTAPTSAASSNAKVQDVVPTGSSYEKNSGNGPAPIFPNGIRLTNTSSPDSNSGNVYSPVAYQKENDHVNTIFTFDVPQVSDQKCQLHFHIDKNGFPIQVDGSNGVGEFVFYNLSSAANDGTTWANTPNRIAEVGRFNCSSNGCDYTTNITCPGSYKTVSYELSAITDKSYLEYFEEINPLEGLQLTV from the coding sequence atgaaattgttttcttccaatttttcaatttataCCTTGCTCTCCCTTTTGGCATATGCTCCAACTTCCTCCTTTGCAGCTCCTTTTTTTAGGCGTTCGGGCATTCAGGATAATCAACCGTTTTCTGTAATGACCCTCCGCTCAGGAAATCTTTATGTTCATTTCCACTCCTTGTATGTTGGCGAGTCCGGTAGCGTTTACCTAGATCCCTATGatcatgtaaacaaatcttCTGTGTTCACTGTGTCCAATGGTCATCTCATCCATGAAAACGATTTTGCTCACCTTGGCGATAGTGGTGCTTTGGTCTTTACATCTAAAGATGAGGGCTCTGCCGAAGGATTCAGTTTTGGAGAAGAAATTGCCGGTGGCTATCTGCTAAACTATAAGGGACAAGGTTTCGTTGCCTGCCCCGTGAAAGAGGATTCACCTGTTTACTCGGTCTATTATGGGCAAGGGAATGGTGATAGCAACTGTGTTGGCTTTGGATCACTTGCAggtcctttttcttcttcttcttcttctgctaGCACCGCTCCCACTTCTGCAGCCTCTTCCAACGCCAAAGTACAAGACGTTGTTCCCACTGGAAGCAGCTATGAGAAAAATTCTGGTAACGGACCTGCTCCAATCTTCCCCAACGGCATTCGTCTCACCAACACTTCTTCTCCAGACTCTAATTCTGGCAATGTCTACTCGCCCGTTGCTtatcaaaaggaaaatgacCACGTCAATACCATCTTCACTTTTGACGTTCCTCAGGTTTCCGATCAAAAATGCCAACTTCATTTCCATATTGATAAGAATGGCTTCCCTATTCAAGTTGATGGCTCAAATGGCGTCGGTGAATTCGTGTTCTATAACCTGTCTTCTGCTGCCAATGACGGTACTACTTGGGCCAATACCCCTAACCGCATTGCTGAAGTTGGCCGCTTCAATTGCTCTTCCAACGGTTGCGATTACACCACCAACATCACTTGCCCCGGCTCTTACAAGACTGTCTCTTATGAGCTGTCCGCCATTACTGACAAGTCTTACCTTGAGTACTTTGAAGAGATCAATCCTCTTGAAGGTCTCCAATTGACTGTTTAA
- a CDS encoding p150-Glued, which produces MSYVSVGDLVLVHGEPGIVRFTGSTNFASGIWLGVEMIDKIGRHDGSVQGKRYFTCEEGKGIFIRACSSSVRKQTAKCRGISDAKKAKPLEKQTPTKPSYKAKENQLKKVRSQGKDEKNKSVWPSLSVSTPTKTEDSNVSTPFLELIEDSETTLISIGSDSLENTPINEIFENDKRASIDFTNSHTSAPHLLSEKNTIIESNTKFQLKLEIETLRKELNEADNSLNYYKASYNKANEQLNERCMKLEELNREKETNSAWRNIRPKLQKKMLSMQEEIERLKQQLKSCNAQGHGIGTPCKECENFNANELVIKNLTTEKSANVLATYERAGKNHGDEDYICYIEEIRKENLELKTQIEDLQLLKELSDEIERDQFDKIVSLEKENQQKGDLLTFLENAFSFNVETTQTETLQKEQAKHQSCDSKVSEIGTTTELTLRSLHNLIQATQECYELKFKTLEKMYLDEESSNALKVSFMLFYIQNVSLSLNESIYNKIDCAKSDSRQLLLDFIEPWYYTISIAQWSKWLVGFTCKNGVEALSSDALLKNTIVNVFCLLDVYVKYPGESKLENLQNSWSKIENWVKERVIAGEFDPYNEYRLCKELLNSVFLINLVITNTDQSQNHDVIRVPSEMTEIGAITEDIHLFLRQKSKIGKVFFPNEKVISMDHSLLAGELFFKSRSQKPHTQITYLRIVDDWKKSFQKIKGSLQEFQSYISENDDTVFLDTDPYYFWDVVLKALPSPSENTKGNSSLKLVLSEKNELINHLKVQVERLNKQVMQKEVLKEKINSYELLEKDLREELFKAKAGQKSFCDADHLKKIELEKKQLEEMFKQNELTIRMKFQEIINKFKQDLNKARKEVLNANQNQNEDYGWLFKSLKHEDHVAKDDYIRIPQQLHTLASKIKPVSVDGYFHPKQNKNRND; this is translated from the exons ATGAGTTATGTAAGTGTAGGGGATTTAGTTTTAGTACACGGTGAGCCAGGAATTGTTCGCTTTACTGGAAGTACCAATTTCGCGTCTGGAATCTGGCTCGGCGTGGAAATGATTGACAAAATTGGACGACATGATGGATCAGTTCAAGGGAAACGTTATTTTACGtgtgaagaaggaaagggCATATTTATAAGAGCATGTTCAAGTAGTGTTAGAAAACAAACGGCCAAATGTCGAGGAATATCTGatgcaaagaaagcaaagcCATTGGAAAAGCAGACTCCAACAAAACCTTCCTATAAGGCAAAGGAAAACCAGCTTAAAAAAGTTAGGTCACAAGGaaaggatgaaaaaaacaaatctgTCTGGCCAAGCTTGAGTGTGTCCACTCCCACGAAAACTGAAGACTCAAACGTTTCTACACCTTTCCTTGAACTAATAGAAGATTCCGAAACAACGCTGATTTCAATTGGGAGCGATTCGTTAGAAAATACTCCGATAAacgaaatttttgaaaatgataaaaGAGCATCCATTGATTTTACTAATTCTCACACATCAGCTCCCCATTTATTGtcagaaaaaaatacaataaTCGAAAGCAACACAAAGTTTCAGCTAAAACTTGAAATAGAAACTTTGCGCAAAGAATTAAATGAAGCTGATAACAGCTTGAATTATTACAAAGCTTCCTACAACAAGGCTAATGAACAATTAAACGAAAGGTGTATGAAACTAGAAGAACTTAATAGGGAGAAAGAAACCAACTCGGCATGGAGAAATATACGCccaaagcttcaaaaaaagatgcTTTCTATGCAGGAGGAAATCGAAAGACTAAAGCAGCAACTTAAAAGTTGTAATGCTCAAGGTCATGGAATTGGGACACCATGTAAGGAATGTGAGAATTTTAATGCGAATGAGCttgttataaaaaatttgacTACAGAAAAGTCTGCGAATGTTCTAGCGACTTATGAACGCGCAGGGAAAAACCACGGAGATGAAGATTACATATGCTacattgaagaaataagaaaggaaaaccTTGAGTTGAAAACTCAAATTGAAGATCTTCAACTATTAAAAGAGCTTTCTGATGAGATTGAACGAGATCAATTTGACAAGATagtttctttggaaaaagagaacCAGCAAAAAGGCGATCTCCTTACATTTCTTGAGAatgccttttcttttaacgTGGAAACTACGCAAACAGAGACACTGCAAAAAGAGCAAGCAAAACATCAAAG CTGTGATTCAAAGGTGTCAGAGATAGGTACAACTACGGAACTTACACTGAGGAGTCTTCATAATCTAATACAGGCGACACAAGAATGTTACGAGctcaaattcaaaactttAGAGAAAATGTATTTAGACGAAGAATCTAGCAACGCTTTAAAAGTGTCGtttatgcttttttatATCCAGAAtgtttctttgtctttaaATGAAAGCATCTACAATAAAATTGACTGTGCAAAAAGTGATAGTCGACAACTTCTTCTGGATTTTATTGAGCCATGGTACTATACTATTTCAATCGCCCAATGGAGCAAATGGTTAGTTGGATTTACTTGTAAAAATGGAGTTGAAGCTTTATCTTCCGATGCACTactaaaaaatacaatCGTTAACGTTTTCTGTTTACTTGATGTTTATGTTAAGTATCCGGGCGAGTCTAAATTAgaaaatcttcaaaacaGTTGGagcaaaattgaaaactGGGTAAAAGAACGGGTCATTGCAGGTGAGTTTGACCCATACAATGAGTACCGCCTCTGCAAAGAGCTTTTAAATTCCGTGTTTCTTATAAATTTGGTTATCACAAACACCGATCAGTCTCAGAATCATGATGTGATCCGTGTACCAAGTGAAATGACTGAGATAGGAGCTATAACGGAAGACatacatttatttttacgCCAAAAAAGTAAGATTGGGAAGGTGTTTTTCCCAAATGAGAAGGTAATATCAATGGATCATTCATTATTGGCAGgagaattgttttttaagtCTCGAAGTCAGAAGCCGCACACTCAAATCACTTATTTGCGAATAGTAGATgattggaagaagagtttccaaaaaattaagGGAAGCTTACAGGAGTTTCAATCTTATATCTCTGAAAATGATGATACAGTTTTTCTTGATACTGACCCTTATTATTTTTGGGACGTTGTACTTAAGGCTTTACCTTCTCCTTcagaaaatacaaaagggAATAGCTCACTCAAGCTAGTACtttcagaaaaaaatgagcTGATTAATCATTTAAAGGTTCAGGTTGAAAGGCTGAATAAACAGGTAATGCAGAAAGAAgtattaaaagaaaagatcaATAGTTATGAACTTCTGGAGAAGGACCTTCGGGAAGAATtattcaaagcaaaagctgGTCAGAAAAGCTTCTGTGATGCTGATCACCTTAAGAAAATCGAGCTCGAGAAGAAGCAACTAGAAGAAATgttcaaacaaaatgaattgaCCATTCGCATGAAATTTCAGGAAATTatcaataaatttaaaCAGGACTTAAACAAAGCTAGGAAAGAGGTTTTAAATGCTAACCAGAATCAAAATGAAGACTATGGATGGTTATTTAAGTCTCTAAAACATGAGGATCATGTTGCCAAAGATGACTATATTAGGATTCCTCAACAATTACATACTCTCGCATCTAAGATAAAACCTGTTTCGGTGGATGGTTACTTTCATCCCAAacagaataaaaatagaaatgacTAG
- the tpr1 gene encoding RNA polymerase II associated Paf1 complex subunit Tpr1: MNLRRLPYAICCFEETTVQGQPLLEEEIPFNVALASLKRIKRFKRASNAMEGFTIDAHASRIIEVPLLGQEDQTVEIDCASLPEDASELVEILTNEQAGKDLWTKFAREYHIRSLSNQALFILTSALNVLKDADSQCLLNANICSVYMHLVRHANWKKDNVARDQHLQNVRTYLEAANRLNPKLEANVLLHGIYRILLNPLDKDSLENSLRCFDFVLQRSEGNAFALIGKARILYSRGNFRGALKLYQRALVSSPQIQPDPRIGIGLCFWNLNMKEDAFGAWTRAKDLDQQNHFVNTYLGLYYYDLAFENVNSDRFLQYYGEALKYTQAAFKAMPSDPVASCILANYVYSKRSLDGCIKLANTVVQNSFSPSLVADGYFWMGRAYHQMQNYEKAMTCYQRARSVEDRHLLSFLGIGQIQILQNDLTSAKLTFERISEQHPKCAEALIILGCLYASESKSDFTKPRMLLDRAFNLIGSSKIPRVVDSDLYTTQARLWEKEDTRKSLSFLQRAHGFLKNAQITVHPELLNNIGVLNYHLGNFQEAKDYFSAARKENLDIGPEILLVLDFNLARCEEELGNNEVSIEIYTKLLDLQPSFADARVRLCLLQLANPQEETFKSIRQLMTTDADNLEVRAFFGWYLSKQKRRPAEDPEVRHCSQTLRHWHDDIYSLVQLGNAYMRQAREIRVQNDKDRSKHQKLYIKAVQSYDQAIKFDPKNAHAAQGIAVTFAQSRQFSKALLILGKIRESIKDVTTLINIGNCLAELKQFSRATEIFETVISIAGEDDVYGILNCLGRVWLQRGREEKRTDFLKESLKYSRMALEKNQENTSLQFNVAFVQFQLSELIYTQPENARTVEDLQFAIQELDDSVKTFSSLVTCKHPPYPPTDIEQRVKMATNTTRKRLERALQQQSEYQATVTAKLDEAKLNREKEKARRIAEEDALRKAREERERELDEERKRMQEEVLQWRKDQEKQIEEELSVASDPEDKSSGRKRKGERRKRKSSSKADKDADVVNEDDTDDDEIPLSDARNKLSKKRRKNKRVISEDYAFDESDNEQQPADSTEGQGENLFPSSPVNEPANGNYKSENELNNKNEGGLDNLFSDEENEPSPSS, from the exons ATGAATCTTCGACGTTTGCCC TACGCAATTTGCTGTTTCGAAGAGACGACTGTGCAAGGACAACCTTTGctggaagaagaaattccaTTCAACGTTGCGTTAGcttctttgaaaaggatCAAACGTTTTAAAAGAGCTTCAAATGCAATGGAGGGGTTTACTATAGATGCACATGCCTCTCGAATTATTGAAGTGCCTTTATTAGGTCAAGAAGATCAGACTGTAGAAATTGACTGTGCAAGTTTGCCAGAAGATGCCTCTGAACTAGTAGAAATATTAACAAATGAACAAGCTGGAAAGGACTTGTGGACAAAATTTGCTCGTGAATACCATATACGTAGTCTTTCCAACCAAGCATTGTTCATTCTAACTTCTGCGTTGAACGTTTTGAAGGATGCTGACAGTCAATGTCTATTAAACGCGAATATCTGCTCTGTTTATATGCATTTGGTGAGACATGcgaattggaagaaggaTAATGTTGCTCGTGACCAACATTTGCAGAATGTGCGGACATATCTGGAAGCTGCCAATCGTTTGAACCCCAAATTAGAGGCAAATGTTTTGCTTCATGGAATTTATCGAATTCTGTTGAACCCCCTTGATAAAGATTCCCTAGAAAATTCTCTTCGctgttttgattttgtaTTGCAAAGGTCCGAAGGCAATGCCTTTGCATTAATTGGAAAAGCTCGTATTTTATATTCCCGAGGAAATTTTCGAGGAGCCCTGAAGCTCTACCAACGTGCTCTTGTCAGCAGTCCACAAATTCAACCCGATCCCCGGATTGGCATTggtctttgtttttggaatttgaaTATGAAGGAGGATGCCTTCGGTGCTTGGACTCGAGCAAAAGACCTAGATCAACAAAACCATTTTGTAAATACTTACTTGGGCCTATACTACTACGATCTTGCTTTTGAGAACGTCAACTCTGATCGTTTCTTACAATATTATGGCGAAGCTTTAAAATATACCCAAGCTGCCTTTAAAGCTATGCCAAGCGACCCTGTCGCTTCTTGCATTCTAGCTAATTATGTTTATTCAAAACGTAGTCTCGATGGTTGCATTAAACTTGCAAACACCGTCGTACAAAATTCTTTCTCTCCTTCTCTTGTGGCAGATGGTTATTTTTGGATGGGTAGAGCTTATCATCAAATGcaaaattatgaaaaagcGATGACATGTTACCAAAGAGCCCGTTCCGTCGAGGATCGTCATCTCTTATCCTTCTTAGGAATAGGCCagattcaaattcttcaaaatgaTTTGACCAGTGCCAAATTGACTTTTGAACGTATTTCTGAACAACATCCCAAATGTGCAGAGGCACTTATCATTTTGGGATGTCTCTATGCCTCAGAGTCAAAATCCGATTTTACGAAACCTCGGATGCTTTTAGATCGTGCATTTAACTTAATCGGATCATCAAAGATACCTAGAGTTGTTGATTCTGATTTGTATACTACTCAAGCTAGACTATGGGAAAAAGAGGATACAAGGAAAAGTTTGAGCTTTTTGCAACGCGCCCACGGCTTCTTAAAAAATGCTCAAATTACTGTTCATCCTGAACTACTTAACAATATCGGAGTTTTAAACTACCATCTTGGAAACTTCCAGGAAGCCAAAGATTATTTCTCAGCGGCTAGAAAGGAAAATCTCGATATCGGTCCTGAAATTTTACTTGTGCTTGATTTCAACCTTGCCCGTTGCGAAGAAGAACTTGGCAATAATGAAGTATCCATTGAAATATATACTAAGCTTTTAGATCTCCAGCCGTCTTTTGCAGATGCTCGTGTGCGCCTTTGCTTGTTGCAATTAGCTAATCCTCAGGAGGAAACTTTTAAGTCCATTCGACAGCTAATGACAACCGATGCAGACAATTTGGAAGTACGAGCGTTCTTTGGCTGGTATCtgagtaaacaaaagcgTCGCCCTGCGGAGGATCCCGAGGTTCGCCATTGTTCACAAACTCTGCGACATTGGCACGATGATATATATTCTCTTGTTCAGCTTGGTAATGCCTATATGCGTCAAGCTCGAGAAATTCGTGTCCAGAACGATAAAGACCGTAGTAAGCATCAAAAGCTTTACATCAAAGCCGTCCAGTCTTATGATCAAGCTATCAAATTTGACCCCAAAAACGCTCATGCTGCTCAAGGAATTGCCGTTACATTTGCTCAAAGTAGGCAATTTTCTAAAGCTTTGCTCATCCTAGGAAAAATTCGTGAATCTATAAAAGATGTTACTACTTTAATTAATATCGGTAATTGCTTAGCCGAATTGAAGCAGTTTAGCCGGGCAACGGAGATTTTTGAAACTGTTATTTCCATAGCAGGTGAAGATGATGTATACGGAATTTTAAATTGCCTTGGCCGAGTTTGGTTGCAACGAGGTCGTGAAGAAAAACGGACTGATTTCTTAAAAGAGTCATTGAAGTACTCAAGAATGgctttagaaaagaacCAAGAAAATACGAGCCTGCAATTCAACGTAGCATtcgttcaatttcaacTCTCTGAACTGATATACACTCAGCCTGAAAACGCACGAACCGTGGAAGATTTACAATTTGCTATTCAGGAATTGGACGACTCTGTGAAGACGTTCAGTTCATTGGTGACATGCAAACACCCTCCTTATCCACCCACAGATATCGAACAGCGTGTAAAGATGGCTACGAACACCACCAGAAAGAGACTGGAGCGTGCACTACAACAACAATCTGAGTATCAAGCTACTGTTACTGCCAAGCTCGATGAAGCTAAGCTCAATcgtgaaaaagaaaaagccaGAAGAATAGCTGAAGAAGACGCTTTGCGCAAAGCCCGAGAGGAACGCGAACGTGAGCTTGATGAAGAACGGAAACGCATGCAAGAGGAGGTATTACAGTGGAGAAAGGATCAAGAGAAACAAATCGAGGAAGAGCTTAGTGTTGCCTCCGATCCCGAAGATAAATCTTCtggaagaaagagaaaaggcgaaagaaggaaacgtAAATCCAGCTCTAAAGCTGATAAAGACGCCGATGTTGTCAATGAAGATGATactgatgatgatgaaattCCTCTATCAGATGCCAGAAACAAATTATCTAAAAAACGtcgtaaaaacaaacgtGTAATATCAGAAGATTACGCCTTTGACGAGTCTGACAATGAGCAGCAACCTGCGGATTCTACGGAAGGTCAAGGTGAGAATCTATTTCCATCTTCTCCTGTGAATGAACCCGCTAACGGCAATTACAAAAGcgaaaatgaattaaataataaaaatgaaggagGACTTGATAATCTTTTCTCCgacgaagaaaatgagCCTTCCCCTTCTTCGTAA
- a CDS encoding DUF1774 family multi-spanning conserved fungal membrane protein, with amino-acid sequence MQITRETKYILGSVLSLGISFSALLAHVFSSPSLPWVYNHNATPFFANKLMLSVYIIIEYLSFLSMNIPLLLLGDQVNDFTFSIIHSSIWYNLLLVLTIILFVREKLYWTALLSLFLFSTAFTMYSQSLRLRNGVIEMFTMKFPSKLVFGKSLWFVVYAFSAAVHCRSIGCRVFSNVFIWFVAILYLAPILGFHDWALSLISAYLFGAIGVGQLFIHLFALQHIFAFIISGLMVLFAGLLFLLPYRQRRASLTGESAPLLQDNAGSAPVGGAV; translated from the coding sequence ATGCAAATCACTCGTGAAACCAAATATATACTTGGAAGCGTTTTGTCGTTAGGCATCAGCTTTTCTGCATTGTTAGCTCACGTTTTTTCGAGCCCATCTCTTCCATGGGTTTACAATCACAATGCTACCCCGTTTTTCGCAAATAAACTCATGCTGAGTGTCTACATTATTATTGAATACTTGTCCTTTCTCAGCATGAACATTCCTCTGTTGCTGCTTGGAGACCAGGTAAACgattttaccttttctatTATTCACTCGTCAATTTGGTATAACCTCCTTCTCGTCTTGACGATAATATTGTTTGTGCGCGAAAAATTATATTGGACGGCCTTGTTGTCgctgtttttgttttccacGGCTTTCACCATGTACAGTCAATCTCTTCGCTTAAGAAACGGCGTCATTGAAATGTTTACTATGaaatttccttcaaaacttGTCTTTGGAAAATCACTTTGGTTTGTCGTCTATGCTTTCTCAGCCGCAGTCCACTGTCGAAGCATCGGGTGCCGTGTATTCTCTAACGTTTTCATTTGGTTTGTTGCCATTTTGTATTTAGCACCCATTTTGGGCTTCCATGATTGGGCTCTCTCTCTCATCAGCGCTTACTTGTTTGGTGCCATAGGTGTCGGCCAgctttttattcatttgtTTGCCCTCCAACacatttttgctttcatcaTTTCTGGTTTAATGGTTCTCTTTGCTGGTCTTTtgttccttcttccttacAGACAAAGACGTGCTTCTTTGACTGGCGAAAGCGCTCCACTTTTGCAAGATAATGCTGGTAGCGCCCCTGTTGGTGGTGCTGTTTGA
- the ypp1 gene encoding phosphatidylinositol-4 kinase plasma membrane scaffold Erf3 partner Ypp1 — MLSAKAKTYESKFEEHRCNGEWQAIPEAARKLNKHYPSKSYICDLARIEAALRLALQDEQEKRMANIDLSSVENCSIFIPTLSTERTDPLLQQLNHLGTQRASEEEKLQEIPIRLLLYISRHNFQDAVDLDWSPDGLNLSPGIIGISILQATILSSLAHFFISNYEVSYQYIRSAIGMIQRVSDKDTVPLEWAKWCELCYAVYAQTSSISSASQLDRASILGLCSDYFASHTISDPLTRIVYFRQILKFSHTLFHENKIDSPIFEKSQIQKLHLQDLTFSLDYAKYLLEYTSFPRAGDQNLLIAEYVESTMSIWVSTGQHYTQAVNLINILYRLTEKSFHCQQIFRSLVILLTHIEEHEEAHQAFQLYKFLCTKAQERNSRQKATNKSSLSDLKPIFIDPVGQIIHIASLMISVYSQYLNSPQKVIETLDFIMKLSADNEFLENSPTFTLVLHAKGVANSFLYYSTNDPNTREEKHEESIFCFKKILEIEPDNETALYHLAMQLAEKREIVPAVETIRYLLKIAPNYSISAWHLLILLLSCSEQYDSALKIADSVLESWNIKKNSIDGSYTLANPSEITFMNRCALIELMITKVALYEAFAGVKVAIDLQEELFTFFVTLFDLNEYGSATQKPRNAISSSDRLAAEETESEKGSLLTFSKSISSKKHDSDAERFGTNDYRDDYRDVLHGRRSNTISAFNQKLWLTAANLFVKSKQYDQARGALLEAKKLNADSPGLHLVYGYSLLAQNREKEAVEQIELALYLDPHDPIIATTLAKVLLTSKDDTRNSRDRADSLLSETTLQYGWDLPEAWFYCAELYQHLGDEKQAAFCYDYCIQLSDTNPIRRWNNVQPRFMNVSSL; from the exons ATGTTATCG gcaaaagcaaaaacatacgaatcaaaatttgaagaacaTAGATGCAATGGAGAGTGGCAAGCTATTCCTGAGGCAGCCCGAAAACTGAACAAGCACTATCCTTCTAAATCAT ATATTTGTGATTTAGCTAGAATTGAAGCTGCGCTTCGTTTAGCCTTACAAgatgaacaagaaaagcgaATGGCAAATATTGATTTATCTTCCGTTGAAAACTGCTCCATCTTTATACCGACCCTTTCTACTGAACGTACAGATCCTCTTTTGCAACAGTTGAATCATTTGGGTACACAACGAgcttctgaagaagagaaactTCAAGAGATCCCTATTCGATTATTATTGTATATTTCAAGACATAACTTCCAGGATGCCGTGGATCTTGACTGGTCCCCAGATGGATTAAACTTATCACCGGGCATTATTGGTATCAGCATATTACAAGCAACCATCCTTTCTTCGTTGGCTCACTTTTTCATATCTAATTATGAGGTTTCGTATCAGTACATTAGATCTGCTATTGGTATGATTCAGCGAGTCAGTGACAAGGATACCGTCCCTCTTGAATGGGCCAAATGGTGTGAACTTTGCTACGCCGTATACGCACAAACTTCATCTATATCTAG TGCCAGTCAACTGGATAGAGCTTCGATTTTGGGTCTATGTTCAGATTACTTTGCCTCTCACACAATAAGTGATCCCTTGACTCGTATCGTATATTTTAGgcaaattttgaaattctCTCACACATTATTCCATGAAAACAAGATCGACTCACCtatttttgagaaaagccaaattcaaaagttaCATCTTCAAGACTTGACGTTTTCACTTGATTATGCTAAGTACTTACTCGAGTATACTTCGTTTCCAAGAGCAGGTGATCAGAACCTTTTAATTGCTGAGTATGTAGAATCAACGATGTCCATTTGGGTTAGTACGGGACAGCATTATACGCAAGCCGTGAACCTGATAAATATATTATATAGATTGACAGAGAAATCTTTTCACTGTCAGCAAATATTTCGATCATTGGTGATTTTGTTGACTCATATAGAAGAGCACGAAGAAGCTCATCAAGCATTCCAGTTATATAAGTTTTTGTGCACCAAAGCACAGGAACGTAACTCCCGACAAAAAGCAACTAACAAGAGCTCATTATCTGACTTGAAGCCAATTTTTATTGATCCCGTGGGACAGATCATTCATATTGCTTCCTTGATGATTTCCGTTTATTCCCAATACTTAAATTCTCCTCAAAAAGTTATCGAAACCTTAGACTTTATTATGAAGTTAAGTGCTGATAATGAATTCTTAGAAAACTCGCCCACGTTTACTTTAGTTCTTCATGCTAAAGGGGTGGCCAACTCATTCCTCTATTACAGTACAAATGATCCCAACActagagaagaaaagcatgAAGAAAGTATCTTctgttttaaaaaaattcttgaaattgaacCAGATAATGAAACTGCTCTTTACCATTTAGCTATGCAGCTTGCAGAAAAGCGAGAAATTGTACCAGCTGTTGAGACTATCAGatatcttttgaaaatagcACCTAACTATAGTATATCGGCTTGGCATCTTTTGATATTGCTATTGTCATGTTCTGAACAATACGATTCAGCTCTTAAAATTGCTGATAGCGTTCTAGAATCCTGGAAcatcaaaaaaaactctATAGATGGAAGTTACACGTTAGCAAATCCATCCGAAATCACTTTCATGAATCGTTGTGCTTTGATCGAGTTAATGATTACAAAGGTGGCACTTTACGAAGCTTTTGCGGGAGTCAAAGTGGCCATTGATCTTCAAGAAGAgctttttactttctttgtaaCTTTGTTTGATCTGAATGAATATGGGAGTGCCACTCAAAAGCCACGTAACGCAATTTCCTCTAGTGACCGATTAGCGGCTGAAGAAACGGAatcagaaaaaggaagcctacttactttttcaaagagCATTTCCTCAAAGAAGCATGACTCAGACGCTGAACGGTTTGGCACGAACGATTATAGGGATGACTATAGAGATGTATTGCATGGACGCCGCTCTAACACTATTTCTGCTTTTAATCAAAAATTATGGCTTACTGCAGCCAATTTATTTGTTAAGTCTAAACAATATGATCAAGCTCGTGGTGCCCTTttagaagcaaaaaagctTAATGCTGACTCTCCTGGATTACATCTCGTTTATGGGTACTCACTTTTAGCACAAAACAGAGAGAAAGAAGCTGTGGAGCAGATTGAATTAGCTTTGTATTTAGATCCACATGATCCTATCATAGCAACAACTCTAGCCAAGGTTTTATTAACTTCTAAGGATGATACACGCAATTCTCGTGACCGTGCGGACTCCTTACTTTCAGAAACCACATTACAATATGGATGGGATTTACCCGAAGCTTGGTTCTACTGTGCTGAATTGTATCAACATTTGGGTGACGAAAAGCAAGCAGCTTTTTGCTATGACTACTGTATACAACTATCTGATACGAATCCAATTAGAAGATGGAATAATGTCCAACCACGCTTCATGAACGTTAGCtctctttaa